CTTTGGTGGCGGAAGAAAAGGAGGGGGACATGAGTAAGTATCATCTATCGAGTATTCGCTTAATTCTGATTGTCGTCATCACGTCGTCAATCTTGTATTATGGATTCGACTGGGAACTCGGGTATGGCATTATCTGGTTGATTGGTTTAGTAGGATTTACGATTTATCGCAACTTTGAGGCTGCTCGGAACGAGAAAATCGAAGCGCAAACGAAGAACGATTGATTTCATTTGAAGTCCATCGTTCTTTTTAAATATGACCCCACCGAACTAAATCTTCAAGGTAATCACGATACGATTCCATTTATTATCTTTTTCACCGACGCACTGGAATTCACCTGCTTTTACACAAATAGACCGTTGGACGAGTGACGAGTCCAATGGTCTATTTGTGTTATTTGTCGTCCTGTAGAACACATTTCATCGCCTTAGATCATTTTATATCCCATTCGTCTCGCCTCGATGAAAGCAGCAGCAAGAAAGGCGAAGCCCCCCCAAAGGATCCATGCTGCCCCACGTCCGACGAGTAAGGGATCCGTTCCATACAGCGATGTGCCCCACGTTAGAACGATTCCGTCTAAAAACGTCGCCATTAACAGTCCGAGACTGACACCCGGCACCATCTGTTCAGCATTCAAGCATGCAACTTTTTTTATGATGATGACGGAAATCCACGAAACCGGTAAACCAATCAGGAAGGCAATCACGTTTCCAACATTTTCGAACATGCCGATTCCAGATCCGAATCTGACTGACAGGGCACCGACGAACCAAAATGCTACACCAAGTACGACCAAGACGATAGCTTGTCCTTTCGAGAATAGAGGGGGCTTATCATGTGTCATTTGTATTTCCTCCTTAAAGGTGTAGTATTTACTACATAAATAAATGTAGCATCTACTACGCTTTTTGACAATGCCATGGTGTATCGATTGTAACTGTCACAATCTTTTTATCGAAGTGATTTCGTTTTCGTGAAAAACAACTTGAATAATCGCCGATTCAGCTATAAAAAAGGTCAATCGATGACGATAGATAGGTACAGATTGTTCCTTTGAAAAACTGTCTTAGTACATGAACGATACATAGAAGGAGTTAATGACACCATGAATGAAATCTTACCGAGACCGTTACGTTCACCAGCGATTTTGTCGAGCCTTGAAGCAAACGTCGCGATGATCTGTTTTGATCGCCAACGACGTGTCGTCGACGTCAATGACTTGTTTGCGAAAACGATGAAATATAAACGAGACGAGATGATTGGCCTACAGCACCATACGTTTTGCACACCAGAATTCGCGAACAGCCGTGAGTATCAGGACTTTTGGACACGCCTGTTTTCGGGCTTCAGTACATCGGATAAAATCAAACGGGTCGATGCCCGGGGCGACATCTTATGGCTTGAAGCAACCTACATGCCGATTTTTGAAGGAGAAGAGGTCGTCGGCGTCGTCAAGATCGCGAGTAACATCACGGACCGGATCGACCGTGTGCAAGGATATGCGAAAAGCTTCCAGACGCTTGCTGAAGGACTGAATCTGCAGTCGATTCAAGGATCGAAAGAGGGAACCCAGCTTCAAGAAACGATGAACACGATCGCGAGTGAAACGGCAGAAAACCAACAGACGTTCGAAACGTTATATGACCAAGCAATCGAGATCACGAAGATTGCTGATACGATCAAGGAGATTGCTGCCCGGACGAACCTGTTGTCTCTGAACGCGGCAATCGAGGCAGCACGGGCTGGAGAACACGGTAAAGGATTTACCGTCGTTGCGAGCGAAGTCAAAAATTTATCAGATTTAGTCGGCAGTGCAGTTGTCGAAGTACGGACGAATACGGAAACGATGAATCGTCAAATCATGGCGATGATGAAAAAGATTGAAGCGTCCCATCTCGAAGTCGCGTCGAGCCTTGCGACGGTAAAAGAAACGATGCAACGCTTTACCGCAATCGAAGAGGTCGCACGACAACTCGAGCAGCAAACAGAGGATTTCCGGTCGTTCATTTAAAACAATTACCTGCGATATTTCAGCAATGTGAGGGGATCACATTGCTTTTTTGATAGTGTTGAAATATCTAGGAAATGATAATGGAGTCATGGGAGTAGATAGTCAGGAGGGTAGAAATGAAGCAATTTTGGAATAGATTCATCGATCAACAATATGCGAAACCACGGGGAATCATTGGAGCGTCAATTGGTGAGATCATGGTCCGGCAACATCATGAAGAAATGAAATGGACGATCGACATACTTAACGTTCAGGCAGGAGAAACTTTTTTAGAACTCGGTACAGGTGCGGGACATGGCATTGCCTATTTGCTTTCGCAAACAGATACGAAGCACGTTACAGGTCTCGATCTGTCAAAGACGATGGTCCGGTCAGCAACTTTTCGTAATCGGCAAGCGATTCAAGCAAACCGAGCGACGATTCAACAAGCCGATATTAATCATTTAAAATTACTCCATGAGACGGTCGACGGGATCTTTAGCATTCATACGGTATATTTTTGGGAATCCGTCGATCAGACATTACAAGAACTGTATCGCGCTTTACGACCAGGCGGGCGATTCGTTTTAACATACTGTGATGGAAAAGCAGGGATTGAGTGGTTAGATCTTCAAAAACAAATCGAACAGGAGTTCATTCCACTTGCTGAACAAGCTGGTTTTATAAATGTCGTATTAATACGCGGTCCAATCATTCGGTCGTTTCATACGGTAGCGCTTGTGGGATATAAAGGATGTGCCCGTTGACCAAAGGGAGGATCCACGTTATAATTCAAATAGACGTTTGAATGAACTGATAAAGGAGGCAACGTCATGGCACATGATCATCATCACCACCATCATCATACCGACAATAAAAAGGTACTGCTCTTATCGTTCCTGATCATCACCGCGTTCATGGTCGTCGAAGTCATCGGCGGGATTTGGACGAATAGTCTAGCGTTGTTATCGGACGCAGGGCATATGCTCAGTGATTCGATTTCACTTGCAATTGCCCTGTTAGCCTTCCAGTTCTCGAGTCAAGCACCGGATGCGAACAAGACGTTCGGTTCAAAACGCTTTGAAATCTTAGCCGCAATCATAAATGGCGTGACATTGATCGTCATCGCTCTCTATATTTTCATTGAAGCCATCCAACGCTTCATCGATCCACCCGCTGTCGCAACGACCGGGATGCTGATCATCGGTGTCCTTGGCTTGCTCGTCAACATTCTCGTTGCTTGGATCATGACACGTGGCGGTGGACATGAGCACAACCTCAACATGCGCGGTGCCTATCTGCATGTCTTAAGCGACATGCTTGGATCGGTCGGTGCGATTGCAGCTGCTCTTCTGATCATGTTCTTCGGTTGGGGATGGGCGGATCCACTGGCGAGTGTCATCGTGGCGATCCTCGTCTTACGGAGCGGCTATTACGTGACGAAGGCATCCGTTCACGTCTTGATGGAAGGAACGCCGAGCGATGTCGACATCGATGAGGTCGTTTCGACGATTCAGACGAACGAAGCCGTCCTCGGACTACATGATCTGCACATCTGGTCGATCACGAGTGGCTATAACGCATTATCGTGTCACGTCGTCGTCAAAGAGGACATGACCGTCCGGGAGTCAGAGTCAATTCGCGAACAGATTGATCACGATTTGAAACACGTCGGTATTAACCACGCGACCATCCAGGTCGAGACGGATCAGCACGCACATGGCAATACGTTGTATTGTGACGGCAAACACGAATCGCATACGCATTAAAAAAACGAGCACGCGTCCAAATCGGACGTGTGCTCGTTTGCTTATGCTCAAATGATCGGCACCGTTGGTAGAAACAACGTCGCGAACAGACTGATACTCAAGAACATCGAGTATCCGAAAAAGGTCGTTTTGGCATTTCCAGCAGCTCGGTTACCTAAGTACATGAAAAAAACAATGGATAAGAACGTCAAACCCGTCAATACGGACGAGTGGTGTTGATCCGGCGAAGGAGCAAGCGACTGGACAAGATGCGCGAGACCAAGCGGCAGGACGATCAAAAGAAAGTAGTAGCCTAGACGTGCCTCAGATGGGACGTCGACCTGTTCCTGTTCGGTTTCATAGTCATAACGCGTTTGCGTTTTCATGGATCTTCACCTCTCTATGCGTTTAGTATAGCGAATGAACATGTCGGCTCTGTTACAGACGGGTAAGAATGCCTTAACAGACGATGACGATGTGATGACGAAAAAAGAATGGGCAGTAATTGAGAAAAATTGTAAGATAGACAAGAAGTCGTTTTAGGAAAGGAATAAAGAATCATGTCACGTGCGTTTCGTTTTATGTATGTCTCGGATTTGTTATCGACCGTCGGGACGAGTTTCGTTTATATCGCGATCTACTGGTTGAGCGCGGAAGAGATCAGTGCTTCTGGCGTCGCC
This region of Exiguobacterium acetylicum DSM 20416 genomic DNA includes:
- a CDS encoding methyl-accepting chemotaxis protein; the encoded protein is MNEILPRPLRSPAILSSLEANVAMICFDRQRRVVDVNDLFAKTMKYKRDEMIGLQHHTFCTPEFANSREYQDFWTRLFSGFSTSDKIKRVDARGDILWLEATYMPIFEGEEVVGVVKIASNITDRIDRVQGYAKSFQTLAEGLNLQSIQGSKEGTQLQETMNTIASETAENQQTFETLYDQAIEITKIADTIKEIAARTNLLSLNAAIEAARAGEHGKGFTVVASEVKNLSDLVGSAVVEVRTNTETMNRQIMAMMKKIEASHLEVASSLATVKETMQRFTAIEEVARQLEQQTEDFRSFI
- a CDS encoding class I SAM-dependent methyltransferase, yielding MKQFWNRFIDQQYAKPRGIIGASIGEIMVRQHHEEMKWTIDILNVQAGETFLELGTGAGHGIAYLLSQTDTKHVTGLDLSKTMVRSATFRNRQAIQANRATIQQADINHLKLLHETVDGIFSIHTVYFWESVDQTLQELYRALRPGGRFVLTYCDGKAGIEWLDLQKQIEQEFIPLAEQAGFINVVLIRGPIIRSFHTVALVGYKGCAR
- a CDS encoding cation diffusion facilitator family transporter, which encodes MAHDHHHHHHHTDNKKVLLLSFLIITAFMVVEVIGGIWTNSLALLSDAGHMLSDSISLAIALLAFQFSSQAPDANKTFGSKRFEILAAIINGVTLIVIALYIFIEAIQRFIDPPAVATTGMLIIGVLGLLVNILVAWIMTRGGGHEHNLNMRGAYLHVLSDMLGSVGAIAAALLIMFFGWGWADPLASVIVAILVLRSGYYVTKASVHVLMEGTPSDVDIDEVVSTIQTNEAVLGLHDLHIWSITSGYNALSCHVVVKEDMTVRESESIREQIDHDLKHVGINHATIQVETDQHAHGNTLYCDGKHESHTH